A region of the Dysidea avara chromosome 9, odDysAvar1.4, whole genome shotgun sequence genome:
GCACAGCAGAAAAATGTAATAAATGCAAATTCTGTCTTCATCCAGAGTGGAAAAAGACTTGCATCATTCGTAGATGTGAAAAATTATCACAATAGTTGTCTCAGATGTATCACTTATATACCTACACAACTTTAAAACAATGAACACATTCTGTGACGATTGTATGTAACGTATATCAATAATCATTCTTTTACTTCTATGTTCACGGTATCTCTTATGGCTACATGTATATTGTGCAATTATAAATTGAGTTTTACTTGATTGAGGTTGGTGTTACTGTCACAATAATTAAATTATGAGTGTCTCGTCCTTGCATGACTAATATTGTATGCTTAGCTAACCATGTCACTGTGATATATATGACACTGCACTGTATAAGTTTGTGCACACAATGTTTTATGTTTGTTATAGAGTTATAGCCCTGAAGAGTGGTACAGGTAGTAGATAGATATACAAGTAAAAATCCAAGTCAACTGTGCATTTAATTTCATGACGGTGTTGCTCATTTCAAATCCAAAGTTATCATAAATTATGGCTGACTAAAGTGTTTTCTGATTTGAAAATGACTTGTCTTGCTACTTGTATAGAAAAAGCAACAAATATTCAATTTGGGAATAATGGGGTAAAGCACAAACTTTAGATGAAGGAAAAAGTAAGTCAACATTGATTTACTTCACAGCTTTCTGATCAATATTGTGCACTGATAGATCAGTCAATATGATCAATACCAATGCCAGATGCTTCAAAGCTTCCACCAAAAAGGATTATGCTAATCTAAAAAAATACTTTGCATAGGTATTTGTAACACTATAGGATGTAGCCTTATGAAATAATAATATAGGAAAGTTggctaaatactctaatagtacaatcaGTAATTCAAATTATTTTAGCTTCTAAAGCGATTTATAATAGGACACAAGGAATTGCTCCAATACAGCCAATTCCAAACAAAGAGTATTATTATGTGATCAGCAGCAAGCCGGGCATGCAAAATAAAACttgcatacacatttttaatTAATCAAAAATTTAATATCTGATGGTAGCATGCATTCACTGAAAACACTGCCTACAGTACATGAATCGGGTGCTGTTGAGAGTTATTCTGAAGccaatatataatataataaccATACACAAAGAGTAATAAGTTACAATTTGTAGTGAACAGCATGCATATTGCATAATGGGTAATAAGTATAACAGACTGGTCCCTAAAGATACTTTTGTAGTATTAAATTTGTACCCAAGCTGCAATAACAAGTATTTTGAAGTGTGGCACAACATTTTAAATTTGTAGATGCACATCAAGATATGATTAATAATAATGTCAAACTGGTATACAGAACATTAACACACGTTTGCATTAAGATTTACACGTAAAAGTATTAAAAGTATTACATTTCAGTAAACAAAATcgaatttgacaaaaaaatCTTGACCTACATTACAATAGTGCACAAAAAGTAACTCATAAACATTCTTCATCTTCAATCTCATCACTGTCAGTATCACTAGCGAATTCCTCAATTATAATATCATCCTCTTCATCTACCAAACCACTAAATATATCTTTTGCCATCGACAGTCTCTTTTTTGTGTGTTCGAGTTGCCTTTTAAGTAGGGCTGTTTTTCCGTTTAGTACTGCCTGTATGGTATTGCTGGAGATATACTTTCCAATCTACAAAATTATAATTCatgtacagtgttgggagtaatgcgttacttatgtaatgagttacgtaatattattacttttgtggtaacaaagtaatataacgaaatacgctataaaaacaggtaatataacgcaagttactttacttacaaatgtaacgcgttacctaagtaacaAGCCTAATATTACGTTATATTAtcactacaagtaatgaagttactaatctcgttagttatcctctgagtaacgcctagccacaacaaagtagcgaggcctactgaatgaagtttaCTCACcggcttcttacttataaccaagatttgcatattgtccaacaacgcaatcatgtcacgtgataacgtggtagtttcacacgtgacaacttaaggctgtggacacaaagtaatataatatttaatattattacagttactttattttatgggtaatatgtaactgtaactaaatagttcagttgcaagtaatatgtaatatgtaactagttacttttacaaagtaacttgcccaacactgctcatGTATGTATCCACTCAACTGTATATACGCAATTGCTTACAATATTGTCCATCATTAGTTGGTTGTCTGCCAATGTATCTTCACTTTCACATGCTGTATGTTAATGTTAAAACATTTACACAAATTCAACAAAATACCAATAATAATTGTACAGGCGTACCAGTAATTTCTTGCTTCAAGGATTCAATTTGGCTTCTGTAAAAGGACAAAAATGAGGTCATTTCCTGCAACAGTAGCACTTCCTCCTCTTTCAGCCAACATTTTAAATTATATTTCTCAGCAGCTTTATGTTGTAATCTAATTGCTGCACTGTTGAGACCTTTATACACATACGTGCATGTAGattaattattattaaatgAGTTTTTTACCTGATAAATGAGACCAGGGAAATTCTCCATTTAAAATGTTTTCTTCTGCTAAACTGAAATGCTCATCAGATAGCAACAATTCTTGGACCACACAATATTTTCTTATTGCAGCATGAATTTTTGTTTTGTCGGTGGCAATACTTCTGTGTAGGCTAGAGCGTTGTTTACTGGaagctatataaattaatatacaTTATTATTGCACAAATTTCCAAGATAAATGCATTTTAATAAGGTTTAT
Encoded here:
- the LOC136267105 gene encoding uncharacterized protein isoform X2; the protein is MCKEQATIAKNLSAYISATTPPIAILLASSKQRSSLHRSIATDKTKIHAAIRKYCVVQELLLSDEHFSLAEENILNGEFPWSHLSGLNSAAIRLQHKAAEKYNLKCWLKEEEVLLLQEMTSFLSFYRSQIESLKQEITACESEDTLADNQLMMDNIIGKYISSNTIQAVLNGKTALLKRQLEHTKKRLSMAKDIFSGLVDEEDDIIIEEFASDTDSDEIEDEECL